The following proteins are co-located in the Chryseobacterium daecheongense genome:
- the rplA gene encoding 50S ribosomal protein L1: MAKLTKKQKEALSKVEKGRAYNLEEGSALVKEVNTAKFDASVDIAVRLGVDPRKANQMVRGVVSLPHGTGKDVKVLALVTPDKEAEAKEAGADYVGLDEYLQKIKDGWTDVDVIVTMPAVMGKLGPLGRVLGPRGLMPNPKSGTVTMEIGKAVTEVKSGKIDFKVDKYGIIHAGIGKVSFDAAKIKENAQELIQTLIKMKPTAAKGTYVKSIYLSSTMSPGIAIDTKSVN; this comes from the coding sequence ATGGCAAAATTAACAAAAAAGCAAAAGGAAGCTTTAAGCAAAGTAGAAAAAGGAAGAGCTTACAATCTTGAAGAAGGTTCTGCTCTTGTGAAAGAAGTAAACACTGCAAAGTTTGATGCTTCTGTAGATATCGCTGTAAGATTGGGTGTAGATCCAAGAAAAGCAAACCAAATGGTTAGAGGTGTAGTATCTCTTCCTCACGGAACTGGTAAAGATGTTAAAGTATTAGCTCTTGTAACACCAGATAAAGAAGCTGAAGCTAAAGAAGCTGGAGCTGATTATGTAGGTCTTGATGAATATTTACAAAAAATCAAAGATGGTTGGACAGATGTTGACGTGATCGTTACTATGCCAGCTGTTATGGGTAAATTAGGACCTTTAGGTAGAGTATTAGGACCAAGAGGTCTTATGCCAAACCCTAAGTCAGGAACTGTAACAATGGAAATTGGAAAAGCAGTAACTGAAGTAAAATCAGGTAAGATTGATTTCAAAGTAGATAAATATGGTATTATCCATGCAGGTATTGGTAAAGTATCTTTCGATGCTGCTAAGATCAAAGAAAATGCTCAGGAATTAATCCAGACATTGATCAAAATGAAGCCAACTGCTGCTAAAGGTACATATGTAAAAAGCATTTATTTGTCTTCTACAATGAGCCCGGGTATTGCAATTGATACAAAATCTGTAAACTAA
- the rplL gene encoding 50S ribosomal protein L7/L12, which translates to MSDLKNLAETLVNLTVKDVNELAAILKDEYGIEPAAAAVVVAGGGAGEAAEEKTEFDVILKSAGASKLAIVKLVKDLTGAGLKEAKDIVDGAPAPIKTGISKDEAEALKKQLEEAGAEVELK; encoded by the coding sequence ATGTCAGATTTAAAAAATTTAGCTGAAACGCTAGTAAACTTAACAGTAAAAGACGTAAATGAATTAGCTGCTATCCTTAAGGATGAGTACGGAATTGAGCCAGCTGCTGCTGCAGTAGTAGTTGCAGGTGGAGGTGCAGGTGAAGCTGCTGAAGAAAAAACTGAATTCGACGTAATTCTTAAGTCTGCAGGTGCTTCTAAATTAGCTATCGTTAAATTAGTAAAAGATTTAACTGGTGCTGGTCTTAAAGAAGCTAAAGATATCGTAGATGGTGCTCCTGCTCCAATCAAAACTGGTATCTCTAAAGACGAGGCTGAAGCTCTTAAGAAGCAATTAGAAGAAGCTGGTGCTGAAGTAGAATTGAAATAA
- the tuf gene encoding elongation factor Tu, with protein sequence MAKETFNRNKPHLNIGTIGHVDHGKTTLTAAISAVLASKGLAEKKDFSAIDSAPEEKERGITINTAHIEYETANRHYAHVDCPGHADYVKNMVTGAAQMDGAILVCAATDGPMPQTREHILLCRQVNVPRIVVFMNKVDMVDDAELLELVELELRDLLSTYEYDGDNSPVIQGSALGALTAATAATPQTDDQWFKTVEELMDAVDTWIELPVRDQDKPFLMPIEDVFSITGRGTVATGRIEAGVINTGDPVDIVGMGDEKLTSTITGVEMFRKILDRGEAGDNVGLLLRGIEKTDIKRGMVIAKKDSVKPHKKFKAEVYILSKEEGGRHTPFHNKYRPQFYVRTTDVTGEIFLPEGVEMVMPGDNLTITVELLQPIALNVGLRFAIREGGRTVGAGQVTEILD encoded by the coding sequence ATGGCAAAGGAAACGTTTAATCGTAACAAACCACACTTGAACATTGGTACTATTGGTCACGTTGACCATGGTAAAACTACTCTTACTGCAGCGATCAGTGCTGTATTGGCTAGTAAAGGTCTTGCTGAGAAAAAAGACTTCTCTGCAATTGACTCTGCTCCAGAAGAAAAAGAAAGAGGTATCACTATTAATACTGCTCACATCGAATACGAAACTGCAAACAGACACTATGCTCACGTTGACTGTCCAGGTCACGCGGATTACGTAAAGAACATGGTAACTGGTGCTGCTCAGATGGATGGAGCTATCTTAGTATGTGCTGCAACTGATGGACCAATGCCTCAAACAAGAGAACACATCCTACTTTGCCGTCAGGTAAACGTACCTAGAATTGTTGTGTTCATGAACAAAGTTGATATGGTGGATGATGCTGAGTTGTTAGAGCTTGTTGAGCTTGAACTTAGAGATCTATTATCTACTTACGAATATGACGGAGATAACTCTCCAGTAATCCAAGGTTCTGCTCTTGGTGCTCTTACTGCTGCTACAGCTGCTACTCCTCAAACTGATGATCAGTGGTTCAAAACTGTAGAAGAATTAATGGATGCTGTTGATACTTGGATCGAGCTTCCTGTAAGAGATCAGGATAAGCCATTCTTGATGCCAATTGAAGATGTATTCTCTATTACAGGTAGAGGTACTGTAGCAACTGGTAGAATCGAGGCTGGTGTTATCAACACAGGTGATCCTGTAGATATCGTTGGTATGGGTGATGAAAAATTAACTTCTACAATTACAGGGGTTGAGATGTTCAGAAAAATCCTAGATAGAGGTGAAGCTGGTGATAACGTAGGTCTATTGTTGAGAGGTATTGAAAAAACTGACATCAAGAGAGGTATGGTTATCGCTAAGAAAGACTCTGTTAAGCCACACAAAAAATTCAAAGCTGAGGTTTATATCCTTTCTAAAGAAGAAGGTGGACGTCACACTCCATTCCACAACAAATACCGTCCTCAGTTCTACGTAAGAACTACTGACGTTACAGGTGAGATCTTCTTACCAGAAGGTGTAGAAATGGTAATGCCTGGTGATAACTTAACAATCACTGTAGAATTGTTACAACCAATCGCTCTTAACGTAGGTCTTAGATTTGCGATCAGAGAAGGAGGTAGAACAGTTGGTGCTGGTCAGGTTACTGAAATCTTAGATTAA
- the rplK gene encoding 50S ribosomal protein L11: MAKKVFKMVKLQVKGGAANPSPPVGPALGSAGVNIMEFCKQFNGRTQDKPGQVLPVVITVYEDKSFEFVIKTPPAAIQLMDAAKIKGGSGEPNRNKVGSVSWDQVKKIAEDKMVDLNCFTLDSALSMVAGTARSMGLRVTGAKPTNA; encoded by the coding sequence ATGGCTAAAAAAGTCTTTAAAATGGTAAAGCTTCAGGTGAAGGGAGGGGCTGCAAACCCGTCTCCACCAGTAGGTCCTGCATTAGGTTCTGCCGGTGTAAACATCATGGAGTTTTGTAAACAATTTAACGGAAGAACTCAGGATAAGCCTGGGCAAGTTTTGCCAGTAGTAATTACTGTATACGAAGACAAATCTTTTGAATTCGTAATTAAAACTCCTCCAGCTGCAATTCAGTTAATGGATGCTGCAAAAATTAAAGGAGGTTCCGGAGAACCAAACAGAAACAAAGTAGGTTCTGTATCTTGGGATCAGGTAAAGAAAATCGCAGAAGACAAAATGGTAGACCTTAACTGTTTTACATTGGACTCTGCTCTTTCTATGGTTGCAGGTACTGCTAGATCTATGGGATTGAGAGTAACAGGAGCTAAACCAACTAACGCTTAA
- the rplJ gene encoding 50S ribosomal protein L10 → MTKDQKVVAIQEIKDLLQDAKVVYVADLEGLNAAKSSDFRRQAFKQNIKVKVVKNTLLQKAMEQIDGVDYSEMFPTFKGNSAIMIAETANAPAKLIQGFRKKEEKPALKSAYLQETFYVGDENLGTLANIKSREEMIGEIIGLLQSPIQRVVSALQNKPETVEAKAEEAAAPAVEETPAEAAPEAPAAESTEETPSAE, encoded by the coding sequence ATGACAAAAGACCAAAAAGTTGTAGCAATACAAGAGATCAAAGATTTGCTTCAGGATGCAAAAGTAGTATACGTAGCAGATTTAGAAGGGTTGAACGCTGCTAAGTCTTCAGATTTCAGAAGACAGGCTTTCAAACAAAATATCAAAGTAAAAGTGGTAAAAAATACACTTTTGCAAAAAGCAATGGAGCAGATTGACGGAGTAGATTACTCTGAAATGTTCCCTACTTTCAAAGGGAATTCTGCGATTATGATTGCTGAAACAGCAAATGCTCCTGCAAAATTAATCCAAGGATTCAGAAAGAAAGAAGAAAAGCCGGCTTTAAAATCTGCTTATCTTCAGGAAACTTTCTATGTTGGAGACGAAAATCTAGGTACACTTGCTAATATCAAGTCTAGAGAAGAAATGATCGGAGAAATCATCGGATTGCTTCAATCTCCAATTCAAAGAGTTGTTTCTGCTCTTCAAAACAAACCTGAAACAGTAGAAGCTAAAGCTGAAGAAGCTGCTGCACCTGCTGTAGAAGAAACTCCTGCTGAGGCAGCTCCTGAAGCTCCTGCTGCAGAAAGCACTGAAGAAACTCCAAGTGCTGAATAA
- the rpoB gene encoding DNA-directed RNA polymerase subunit beta has product MSKTAASIRGNQRINFSSAKGKIITPDFLDIQLESFKEFFQLDTLPEDRKKEGLHKTFQENFPITDSRNQFVLEFLDYLVDSPRYSIDECVERGLTYSVPLKARLKLYCTDPEHEDFQTVVQDVYLGPVPYMTPSGSFIINGAERVIVTQLHRSPGVFFGQTYHANGTKLYYSRIIPFKGSWMEFTTDINSVMYAYIDRKKKLPLTTLLRAIGFESDKDILQIFDLAEEVKVSKAALKKVEGRTLAARVLNTWFEDFVDEDTGEVVSIERNEIILDRETILEKEHLDLILDAGVKSILIHKENSNEFSIIQNTLQKDPTNSEKEAVEYIYRQLRNADPPDEETARGIIEKLFFSEQRYSLGEVGRYRLNKKLGLNIPTTTEVLTKEDIIAIVRHLIELVNSKAEVDDIDHLSNRRIKTVGEQLAGQFGVGLSRIARTIKERMNVRDNEIFTPLDLVNAKTLTSVINSFFGTNQLSQFMDQTNPLSEITHKRRLSALGPGGLSRERAGFEVRDVHHTHYGRICPIETPEGPNIGLISSLGIYAKINNLGFIETPYRKVEDSKIDLNAAPIYLNAEDEEDKVIAQANVELNDNGEFVTDRIIARLDGDYPVVEPSQVNLIDVAPNQISGISASLIPFLEHDDANRALMGSNMMRQAVPLLKPQAPIVGTGLEQQVARDSRILINAEGTGTVEYVDADKITIKYERSDDEDLVSFESATKTYNLTKFRKTNQSTTITLRPNVRVGETVEKGQVLCDGYATENGELALGRNLVVAFMPWKGYNFEDAIVINEKVVREDWFTSIHVDEYSLEVRDTKLGMEELTADIPNVSEEATKDLDENGMIRIGAEVKPGDIMIGKITPKGESDPTPEEKLLRAIFGDKAGDVKDASLKADSSLRGVVINKKLFSRNIKDKKKRTEEKLKLEEIENTYKAKFDELRNTLIEKLNTLVSGKTSQGVHNDLDEEIIGKGVKFTHKLLTSVEDYVNVSGADWTVDNDKNELIKQLIHNYKIKFNDIQGVKNREKFAISIGDELPAGIMKLAKVYIAKKRKLNVGDKMAGRHGNKGIVSRIVREEDMPFLEDGTPVDIVLNPLGVPSRMNIGQIYETVLGWAGQKLGMTFATPIFDGASLEQITEYTEKAGLPKFGNTHLYDGGTGERFTQPATVGVIYMLKLGHMVDDKMHARSIGPYSLITQQPLGGKAQFGGQRFGEMEVWALEAFGASNILREILTVKSDDVIGRAKTYEAIAKGESMPEPGIPESFNVLLHELQGLGLDVRLEE; this is encoded by the coding sequence ATGAGTAAAACAGCAGCATCAATTAGGGGGAATCAGAGAATTAATTTCTCATCAGCAAAAGGAAAAATTATCACTCCAGACTTCTTGGATATCCAATTAGAGTCTTTTAAGGAGTTTTTCCAGCTTGATACCCTTCCTGAAGACAGGAAAAAAGAAGGTCTTCACAAGACTTTCCAGGAAAATTTCCCAATTACAGATTCAAGAAACCAATTCGTATTGGAATTCTTAGATTATCTGGTAGATTCTCCACGTTATTCAATCGACGAGTGTGTGGAAAGAGGTTTAACGTATTCAGTTCCTCTTAAAGCAAGACTTAAGTTGTATTGTACAGATCCTGAGCATGAGGATTTCCAAACAGTAGTTCAGGATGTATATTTAGGGCCGGTTCCTTATATGACACCTAGTGGTTCTTTCATCATCAATGGTGCTGAGAGAGTTATTGTTACCCAGTTACACCGTTCTCCTGGTGTATTCTTTGGGCAAACTTACCACGCAAACGGAACCAAACTGTATTATTCAAGAATTATTCCTTTTAAAGGATCTTGGATGGAATTTACTACGGATATCAATAGCGTAATGTACGCGTATATCGACCGTAAGAAAAAATTACCATTAACTACTCTACTTAGAGCTATCGGATTTGAATCTGATAAGGATATTCTTCAGATTTTCGACCTTGCGGAAGAAGTGAAAGTATCTAAAGCTGCTCTTAAAAAAGTAGAAGGAAGAACATTAGCTGCGAGAGTATTGAACACATGGTTCGAAGATTTCGTAGATGAGGATACGGGTGAAGTTGTTTCTATTGAGAGAAACGAAATCATCCTGGACAGAGAGACTATTCTTGAAAAAGAACATTTAGATCTTATTCTTGATGCTGGTGTGAAATCTATTTTGATTCACAAAGAAAACAGCAATGAATTCTCTATCATCCAGAATACATTACAAAAAGACCCTACCAACTCTGAAAAAGAAGCGGTAGAATACATCTATCGTCAGTTAAGAAATGCAGATCCGCCAGATGAGGAGACCGCTAGAGGAATTATTGAAAAATTATTCTTCTCTGAGCAGAGATACTCATTAGGAGAAGTAGGACGTTACAGATTGAACAAAAAGTTAGGTCTTAATATTCCTACTACAACTGAAGTTCTTACTAAAGAAGATATCATTGCGATTGTAAGACATTTGATCGAATTGGTAAATTCTAAAGCAGAAGTTGATGATATCGACCACTTATCAAACAGAAGAATTAAAACTGTTGGTGAGCAATTAGCAGGTCAGTTCGGTGTTGGTCTTTCAAGAATTGCAAGAACAATCAAGGAAAGAATGAACGTTAGAGATAACGAAATCTTTACACCGCTTGATCTTGTTAATGCTAAGACTTTAACCTCTGTAATTAATTCATTCTTTGGTACCAACCAGCTTTCTCAGTTCATGGACCAGACTAACCCATTGTCAGAGATTACTCACAAGAGAAGATTATCTGCACTAGGGCCTGGTGGTTTATCAAGAGAAAGAGCAGGTTTCGAGGTTCGTGACGTTCACCATACTCACTATGGAAGAATTTGTCCGATTGAAACTCCGGAAGGACCAAACATTGGTTTGATTTCTTCTTTGGGAATCTATGCAAAGATTAACAATTTAGGTTTCATCGAAACTCCATATAGAAAAGTAGAAGACAGTAAGATTGATCTTAATGCAGCTCCTATCTATCTTAATGCAGAAGATGAAGAAGATAAAGTAATTGCTCAGGCAAACGTTGAATTGAATGACAACGGTGAATTCGTTACAGACAGGATTATTGCAAGACTGGATGGAGATTACCCGGTAGTTGAACCTTCTCAGGTTAATCTTATTGACGTAGCACCAAACCAGATCTCTGGTATTTCGGCTTCATTAATTCCATTCCTGGAGCATGATGATGCGAACCGTGCATTGATGGGATCTAACATGATGCGTCAGGCCGTTCCTCTATTGAAGCCACAGGCTCCGATCGTGGGTACAGGGCTTGAGCAACAAGTTGCAAGAGACTCAAGAATTTTGATCAACGCTGAAGGTACAGGTACTGTAGAGTATGTAGATGCAGATAAGATCACTATTAAATATGAAAGAAGCGATGACGAAGATTTAGTATCATTCGAATCAGCTACTAAAACATATAACCTAACTAAGTTTAGAAAAACCAACCAAAGTACAACGATTACTCTGAGACCAAACGTAAGAGTAGGTGAAACAGTAGAAAAAGGACAGGTACTTTGTGATGGTTATGCTACTGAAAACGGAGAATTAGCTCTTGGTAGAAACTTGGTGGTTGCGTTCATGCCTTGGAAAGGATATAACTTCGAGGATGCGATCGTAATCAATGAAAAAGTTGTTCGTGAAGACTGGTTTACATCAATCCACGTAGACGAATACTCTCTTGAAGTTCGTGATACCAAATTAGGTATGGAAGAATTAACAGCAGATATTCCAAACGTTTCAGAAGAAGCGACTAAGGATCTTGATGAAAACGGTATGATCAGAATTGGTGCTGAAGTGAAGCCTGGTGATATTATGATTGGTAAAATCACACCTAAAGGTGAATCCGACCCAACTCCTGAAGAAAAACTTCTTAGAGCGATTTTTGGTGACAAAGCCGGTGATGTAAAAGATGCTTCATTAAAAGCAGATTCTTCATTAAGAGGTGTTGTGATCAACAAAAAATTGTTCTCAAGAAATATTAAAGATAAAAAGAAGAGAACTGAAGAAAAACTTAAACTTGAAGAAATTGAAAACACTTACAAGGCTAAGTTTGATGAATTGAGAAATACTTTAATTGAAAAATTAAATACTCTTGTAAGCGGTAAAACTTCTCAAGGGGTTCATAATGACCTTGACGAAGAAATTATCGGAAAAGGAGTGAAGTTTACTCATAAATTATTGACTTCAGTTGAAGACTATGTAAACGTTAGCGGAGCAGATTGGACTGTTGATAACGATAAAAATGAATTGATCAAGCAATTGATTCATAATTATAAAATCAAGTTCAATGATATCCAAGGGGTTAAAAACCGTGAGAAATTTGCAATTTCTATCGGAGATGAGCTTCCTGCAGGTATCATGAAGTTAGCTAAAGTTTATATTGCTAAAAAACGTAAACTGAATGTAGGAGATAAAATGGCAGGACGTCACGGTAATAAAGGGATTGTATCCAGAATTGTTCGTGAAGAAGATATGCCATTCCTTGAAGACGGAACACCGGTAGATATCGTATTGAATCCACTTGGGGTACCTTCCCGTATGAACATCGGACAGATTTATGAAACAGTTCTTGGATGGGCTGGTCAGAAATTAGGAATGACGTTCGCTACACCAATCTTCGATGGAGCAAGTCTTGAGCAGATTACTGAGTACACAGAAAAAGCAGGTCTTCCTAAATTCGGTAACACTCACCTTTATGACGGAGGTACCGGAGAAAGATTTACTCAGCCTGCTACTGTTGGGGTTATCTATATGTTGAAACTAGGACACATGGTAGATGATAAAATGCACGCTCGTTCTATTGGTCCTTACTCATTGATTACTCAGCAGCCGTTAGGAGGTAAAGCTCAGTTCGGAGGTCAGAGATTCGGAGAGATGGAGGTTTGGGCTCTTGAAGCATTCGGAGCATCCAATATCCTTAGAGAGATCCTTACTGTGAAGTCGGATGACGTGATTGGTAGAGCAAAAACTTATGAAGCTATTGCAAAAGGTGAGTCTATGCCTGAACCAGGTATTCCGGAATCATTCAATGTATTGCTTCACGAGTTACAAGGTCTTGGATTAGACGTAAGATTGGAGGAGTAA
- the nusG gene encoding transcription termination/antitermination protein NusG, translated as MSELKWYVLKAISGQENKVKNYIETEIKRLGFEQYVTQVVIPMEKVIQLRNGKKVPKERPYYPGYLMVEADLMGEIPHIIKNIPGVISFLSLTKGGDPVPMRKSEVNRMLGRMDELSEFATDLEIPYVVGENVKVIDGPFNGFNGTVEKILEDKKKIEVSVLIFGRKTPMELSYMQVEKV; from the coding sequence ATGAGCGAATTGAAATGGTATGTGCTGAAAGCAATCAGCGGACAGGAAAATAAAGTGAAAAACTACATTGAGACAGAAATCAAACGCTTAGGCTTTGAGCAGTACGTTACTCAGGTGGTGATTCCTATGGAAAAGGTTATTCAACTTAGGAATGGAAAAAAGGTTCCTAAAGAAAGACCTTACTATCCTGGTTACTTAATGGTTGAAGCAGATTTAATGGGGGAAATACCTCACATTATTAAGAATATTCCAGGGGTAATATCATTCTTAAGCTTAACTAAAGGGGGAGACCCTGTTCCCATGAGAAAGTCTGAAGTTAACAGAATGCTTGGAAGAATGGATGAGCTATCAGAATTTGCTACCGACCTTGAAATTCCATATGTAGTTGGAGAGAACGTTAAAGTAATTGACGGACCTTTCAACGGATTCAATGGGACAGTTGAAAAAATTCTGGAAGATAAAAAGAAAATTGAAGTTTCTGTTTTAATCTTTGGTAGAAAAACTCCAATGGAACTTAGCTACATGCAAGTAGAAAAAGTATAA
- the secE gene encoding preprotein translocase subunit SecE has product MSSFIDFLKGSYNEFRHKVEWPKWADLQSSTIVVTIATVILALFTFGVDELFSKAISNIIGMLINVFN; this is encoded by the coding sequence ATGAGTTCATTTATCGATTTTTTAAAAGGTTCTTATAACGAATTCAGACATAAAGTTGAATGGCCAAAATGGGCTGATCTGCAATCATCTACAATTGTAGTTACTATTGCAACAGTTATTCTGGCATTATTTACCTTTGGAGTTGACGAATTGTTTTCAAAAGCAATAAGCAACATAATAGGAATGCTAATTAACGTGTTCAACTAA